A stretch of Capricornis sumatraensis isolate serow.1 chromosome 10, serow.2, whole genome shotgun sequence DNA encodes these proteins:
- the RHOA gene encoding transforming protein RhoA, which translates to MAAIRKKLVIVGDGACGKTCLLIVFSKDQFPEVYVPTVFENYVADIEVDGKQVELALWDTAGQEDYDRLRPLSYPDTDVILMCFSIDSPDSLENIPEKWTPEVKHFCPNVPIILVGNKKDLRNDEHTRRELAKMKQEPVKPEEGRDMANRIGAFGYMECSAKTKDGVREVFEMATRAALQARRGKKKSGCLVL; encoded by the exons ATGGCTGCCATCCGGAAGAAACTGGTGATTGTTGGAGATGGAGCCTGTGGCAAGACTTGCTTGCTCATTGTCTTTAGCAAGGACCAGTTCCCAGAGGTGTATGTCCCTACGGTGTTTGAGAACTATGTGGCAGATATTGAAGTGGATGGAAAGCAG GTAGAGTTGGCTTTGTGGGACACAGCTGGGCAGGAAGATTATGATCGCTTGAGGCCTCTCTCCTACCCGGATACTGACGTTATACTGATGTGTTTCTCCATTGACAGCCCTGATAGTTTAG AAAACATCCCAGAAAAATGGACTCCGGAAGTCAAGCATTTCTGTCCCAATGTGCCCATCATCCTGGTTGGGAACAAGAAGGATCTTCGAAATGACGAGCACACAAGGCGGGAGCTGGCCAAGATGAAGCAg GAGCCAGTAAAACCCGAAGAAGGCAGAGATATGGCAAACAGGATTGGTGCTTTTGGGTACATGGAGTGTTCAGCAAAGACCAAAGATGGAGTGAGGGAGGTTTTTGAAATGGCCACGAGAGCTGCTCTGCAAGCCAGACGTGGGAAGAAAAAATCTGGGTGCCTTGTCTTGTGA